From Vogesella sp. XCS3, the proteins below share one genomic window:
- the lysS gene encoding lysine--tRNA ligase, which translates to MSEQESSLQQHDENHIMAERREKLKAIREAGVAFPNDFKREHLSGDLHAAYNDKSKEELEPLNIQVAVAGRMMLKRVMGKASFATLQDVAGQIQLYINDQGVGADIHAAFKHWDMGDILSAKGTLFKTNKGELSVNVSELRLLSKSLRPLPDKFHGMTDQEQKYRQRYVDLIMSEESRSTFIKRSKIVQTVRDVMVGQGYLEVETPMMHPIPGGAAAKPFVTHHNALDMPLYLRIAPELYLKRLVVGGLERVFEINRNFRNEGMSTRHNPEFTMIEFYEAYSDYQRMMEMTENIIRQCAITATGSTTVTYGGKEVDLGKPFDRFTIVGAIQHYNPQYTNEQLADAEWVAAEIKRLGGKLPPAPGLGSLQLALFEECAESLLWNPTFIIDYPVEVSPLARGSDADANITERFELFIVGREHANGYSELNDPEDQANRFLSQVAQKDAGDDEAMHFDADYIRAMEYGLPPTGGCGIGIDRLVMLLTDAPSIRDVILFPQMRHEA; encoded by the coding sequence ATGTCGGAACAAGAATCCAGCCTGCAGCAGCACGACGAAAACCACATCATGGCCGAGCGCCGTGAAAAACTGAAAGCCATCCGCGAAGCCGGTGTGGCCTTCCCCAACGACTTCAAGCGCGAACACCTCAGCGGCGACCTGCACGCTGCCTACAACGACAAGAGCAAAGAAGAGCTCGAGCCGCTGAACATCCAGGTAGCCGTTGCCGGCCGCATGATGCTCAAGCGCGTAATGGGCAAAGCCAGCTTCGCCACCCTGCAAGACGTGGCCGGCCAGATTCAGCTGTACATCAACGACCAGGGCGTAGGCGCCGACATCCACGCCGCCTTCAAACACTGGGACATGGGCGATATCCTGTCCGCCAAAGGCACCCTATTCAAAACCAACAAAGGCGAGCTGTCGGTAAACGTATCCGAGCTGCGCCTGCTGTCCAAATCGCTGCGCCCGCTGCCGGACAAGTTCCACGGCATGACCGACCAGGAACAGAAATACCGCCAGCGCTACGTTGACCTGATCATGAGCGAAGAGAGCCGCAGCACCTTCATCAAGCGCTCCAAGATCGTACAAACCGTGCGCGACGTGATGGTAGGCCAAGGCTACCTGGAAGTAGAAACCCCGATGATGCACCCCATCCCGGGCGGCGCCGCAGCCAAGCCGTTTGTCACCCACCACAACGCCCTGGACATGCCGCTGTACCTGCGCATCGCCCCGGAGCTGTACCTGAAACGCCTGGTGGTAGGTGGCCTGGAGCGCGTGTTCGAGATCAACCGCAACTTCCGTAACGAGGGGATGAGCACACGCCACAACCCCGAGTTCACCATGATCGAATTCTACGAAGCCTACAGCGACTACCAGCGCATGATGGAGATGACCGAAAACATCATCCGCCAATGCGCCATCACCGCCACCGGCAGCACCACCGTCACCTACGGTGGCAAAGAAGTCGACCTGGGCAAGCCGTTTGACCGCTTCACCATCGTGGGCGCCATCCAGCACTACAACCCGCAATACACCAACGAACAGCTGGCCGACGCCGAATGGGTTGCCGCCGAGATCAAGCGCCTGGGCGGCAAGCTGCCACCGGCACCTGGCCTGGGTAGCCTGCAACTGGCGCTGTTTGAAGAATGTGCGGAAAGCCTGCTGTGGAACCCGACGTTCATCATCGACTACCCGGTGGAAGTGTCCCCGCTGGCACGCGGCTCCGACGCCGACGCCAACATCACCGAGCGCTTCGAGCTGTTCATCGTGGGCCGCGAACACGCCAACGGCTACTCCGAGTTGAACGACCCGGAAGACCAGGCTAACCGCTTCCTGTCCCAGGTAGCACAGAAAGACGCCGGCGACGACGAAGCCATGCACTTTGACGCCGACTACATCCGCGCCATGGAATACGGCCTGCCACCAACCGGCGGCTGCGGCATCGGCATCGACCGCCTGGTGATGCTGCTAACCGACGCCCCGTCCATCCGCGACGTGATCCTGTTCCCGCAAATGCGCCACGAAGCCTAA
- a CDS encoding IS5 family transposase, producing MSKPLPPKYQTINWQSYNQSLKQRGQLLLWLDKGMNWLAPATGRRGRQLTFSDAAIQFCLTIKCLFGLALRQATGMVESMLRLAGLDWAVPDFSTLSRRQKDLQVRIPVQKKQGCLHLLVDSTGIKMMGEGEWKVKKHGADYRRQWRKLHLGIDAQTLEIRAMEVTDNRTGDATMLPELLSQIPAGEGLVTVTTDGAYDTRLCYAAIAERGAAAIIPPRRNGQFWKGNLRGNQARNESLRAVKYLGRALWKKWSGYHRRSLVETKMHCFKLLADRVKSRDFDRQVAELQICAAILNRFTALGTPQTVRMG from the coding sequence ATGAGCAAGCCCCTTCCTCCCAAGTACCAAACCATCAACTGGCAGTCATACAACCAGTCCCTCAAGCAACGAGGGCAGCTCCTTCTCTGGCTCGACAAAGGCATGAACTGGTTGGCACCGGCTACCGGCAGGCGGGGACGGCAGCTAACTTTTTCTGATGCTGCCATCCAGTTCTGTCTCACCATCAAATGCCTCTTTGGCCTGGCGCTACGGCAAGCCACAGGTATGGTCGAAAGTATGTTGCGCCTGGCTGGCCTTGACTGGGCCGTCCCCGACTTCAGCACGCTTTCCCGCCGCCAGAAAGACCTGCAAGTCCGCATCCCGGTACAGAAAAAGCAAGGTTGTCTGCATCTCTTGGTGGATAGCACCGGCATCAAGATGATGGGTGAAGGCGAGTGGAAGGTGAAAAAGCATGGCGCTGATTACCGCCGCCAATGGCGCAAGCTGCATCTGGGCATAGATGCGCAAACGCTGGAAATCCGGGCAATGGAAGTGACCGACAATCGCACTGGAGATGCCACGATGCTGCCAGAGCTGCTATCGCAAATTCCGGCGGGAGAGGGACTGGTAACCGTCACCACGGATGGGGCGTACGACACACGCCTATGTTACGCAGCGATTGCAGAGCGTGGGGCGGCAGCCATCATTCCCCCACGTCGAAATGGCCAATTCTGGAAAGGGAATTTACGGGGCAATCAGGCTCGCAATGAGTCGCTACGAGCGGTGAAGTATCTGGGGCGCGCGCTCTGGAAAAAGTGGAGTGGCTACCATCGCCGCAGCTTGGTCGAAACGAAGATGCACTGTTTCAAATTGCTGGCAGATCGGGTTAAGTCACGGGACTTTGACCGGCAAGTAGCGGAGCTTCAAATCTGTGCAGCGATTCTGAATCGCTTCACAGCACTGGGCACGCCGCAAACGGTCCGTATGGGATAA
- a CDS encoding diguanylate cyclase, whose protein sequence is MFSNEQMLLLVLFGALLHCWLGGMLRYVWRHRQTAPGFQFWAWSEGLLGLAYLVMLVFFLLPYDAILLASTLLLTLSPLAYEHGLRRFFDDARLLPAWGGYAIASLGLLVQLAAIGWVDDVALRRATVNGSSLLQLLWLWPQVWLARRSRPYAHPLRALLWGLALLAALQGWRVYDDIRQSLSGQVEAHDTLVGLVVLLSLMVSIMRSLTDLILVHARLETALLATQATLAQRANTDSLSGLASRHAFEHTLKQLPESQPPQHMLLLIDIDHFKHINDSQGHHAGDRTLALLGGLLQAQLAAGELAGRLGGDELAVLLHGNPQRAANFIRQLQQTIAGQGGDFTLSIGISPLHGGSDYLRAYQHADQALYAAKHAGRNRAYQHDGQLTLPMLQPA, encoded by the coding sequence ATGTTCAGCAACGAGCAGATGCTGCTGCTGGTGCTATTCGGGGCGCTGCTGCATTGCTGGCTTGGCGGTATGCTGCGCTACGTCTGGCGCCATCGCCAGACGGCACCGGGGTTTCAGTTCTGGGCATGGAGCGAAGGCTTGCTCGGCCTGGCCTATCTGGTGATGCTGGTATTTTTCCTGCTGCCCTACGATGCCATTCTGCTGGCCAGCACACTACTGCTCACGCTTAGCCCGCTGGCTTACGAGCACGGCTTGCGCCGCTTTTTTGACGATGCCCGCCTGCTGCCGGCCTGGGGGGGTTACGCCATTGCCAGCCTGGGTTTGCTGGTACAGCTTGCCGCGATAGGGTGGGTGGACGATGTAGCTTTGCGCCGTGCCACCGTCAACGGTAGCTCCTTGCTGCAGCTGCTATGGCTATGGCCACAAGTATGGCTGGCCAGACGGTCGCGCCCGTATGCCCACCCCTTGCGGGCCTTGCTGTGGGGCCTGGCGCTGTTGGCCGCGCTGCAAGGCTGGCGCGTGTACGACGACATCCGCCAATCGCTGTCCGGCCAGGTGGAAGCGCACGATACGCTGGTGGGGCTGGTGGTGTTGCTGTCCTTGATGGTGTCCATCATGCGCAGCCTCACCGACCTGATTCTGGTACACGCCCGTCTAGAAACGGCGTTGCTCGCCACGCAGGCCACCCTGGCGCAACGCGCCAATACCGACAGCCTGTCTGGCCTGGCCAGCCGCCACGCCTTTGAACACACGCTGAAACAACTGCCCGAAAGCCAGCCGCCACAACATATGTTGCTGCTGATCGATATCGACCACTTCAAGCACATCAACGACAGCCAGGGCCACCACGCTGGCGATCGCACACTGGCCTTGCTGGGCGGCCTGCTGCAAGCGCAGTTGGCCGCAGGCGAGCTGGCCGGCCGCCTGGGCGGGGACGAGCTGGCCGTACTGCTACACGGCAACCCGCAGCGTGCGGCCAACTTCATCCGCCAGCTGCAGCAAACCATAGCCGGGCAGGGCGGCGACTTCACCCTCAGCATCGGCATCAGCCCCTTGCACGGGGGTAGTGACTACCTGCGCGCCTACCAGCACGCCGACCAGGCGCTGTACGCCGCCAAACACGCTGGCCGCAACCGTGCGTACCAGCACGATGGCCAGCTGACGCTGCCGATGCTGCAGCCGGCGTAG
- a CDS encoding biotin/lipoyl-binding protein: MHDAAPAPDGSPGWVLHDVAVNRFYRLGWPAFEIVSRWALADAGRILDAIHQETTLQLDTRDIEDVLAFLQQHQLLQAGSAADTARLSGLAAQQRLKPAMWLLKHYLFFRIPLLRPAALLDKLAPAFAYVFHPAFWQGVLLALVLGLFLVSQRWDAFLNTFASYQGLAGLLGIGVSLSFAKVLHEFGHALTAHRYGCRVPAMGVAFLVMFPVLYTDTNESWKLPSRRQRLHIGAAGMLAELVLAVLATLCWSLLPDGPLRAGAFMLATTTWVATLAINASPFMRFDGYFLLSDWLDMPNLHARAFAFGRYWLRRQLLGLDDLPPEPLSPGRQQLLTLFAFATWLYRLVLFLGIALLVYHYFFKALGLVLFVVELGWFIAYPLWSELAVWWQRRRELRWQKATYRSAAVLVLLLVGLVFPWRAELSAPAVMGAARVSELYAPAESSAEVAHVAVRDGQQVRPGQLLLGLQSSELQQQLRQAQADAEALRWRVAQQPFADQLMAEGAALSKAWQLAQTKEEQLQRQASRLQVLAPHAGVVRDMSDALQAGTFIPPGERLLAIVGAGPLQGDAFVNDEDRSRVQVDGRAVFISDSAETSRVACRIGSIDQLPVPALDKPVLASLHGGAIASHWHHDSLQPLTAQFRIRLVQCQGPQTWPQEQSGQVWLQGQRQSLVQRWWHGAMAVLQREAGL; encoded by the coding sequence TTGCATGATGCCGCGCCGGCACCGGATGGCAGCCCGGGCTGGGTATTGCACGATGTGGCGGTAAACCGGTTTTATCGCCTGGGCTGGCCGGCATTCGAAATCGTGTCGCGCTGGGCGCTGGCGGACGCCGGGCGCATTCTGGATGCCATCCACCAGGAAACCACGCTGCAGCTGGACACCCGCGATATCGAGGATGTGCTGGCATTCCTGCAGCAGCACCAGCTGTTGCAGGCCGGCAGCGCCGCCGATACGGCCAGGCTGTCCGGGTTGGCCGCACAGCAGCGATTAAAACCGGCCATGTGGTTGCTGAAACACTATCTTTTTTTCCGCATCCCCTTGCTCAGGCCTGCGGCATTGCTGGACAAGCTGGCTCCTGCCTTTGCCTATGTGTTTCACCCGGCGTTCTGGCAGGGTGTGCTACTGGCGCTGGTGCTGGGCTTGTTTCTGGTTTCGCAGCGCTGGGATGCTTTCCTGAATACCTTTGCCAGCTATCAGGGGCTGGCAGGGTTGCTGGGTATCGGCGTATCGCTGTCGTTTGCCAAAGTCCTGCACGAGTTTGGCCACGCCCTGACAGCACACCGCTACGGTTGCCGCGTGCCTGCCATGGGGGTGGCGTTTCTGGTGATGTTTCCTGTGCTTTACACCGATACCAACGAGTCCTGGAAGCTGCCATCGCGTCGCCAGCGCCTGCATATCGGTGCGGCGGGCATGCTGGCCGAGCTGGTGCTGGCCGTGCTGGCCACCCTGTGCTGGAGCCTGTTACCGGATGGCCCGTTGCGTGCCGGTGCTTTTATGCTGGCTACCACCACCTGGGTAGCCACGCTGGCGATTAATGCCAGCCCCTTCATGCGCTTTGACGGCTATTTCTTGCTGTCAGACTGGCTAGACATGCCCAATTTGCACGCCCGCGCCTTTGCCTTTGGTCGCTACTGGCTACGTCGGCAGCTGCTAGGGCTGGATGATCTGCCTCCCGAACCATTGTCACCGGGCAGGCAGCAGCTGCTGACTCTGTTTGCCTTTGCCACATGGCTTTACCGCCTGGTGCTGTTTCTGGGTATCGCCCTGCTGGTTTACCACTACTTTTTCAAGGCGCTGGGTCTGGTGCTGTTTGTGGTGGAGCTGGGCTGGTTTATTGCCTATCCGCTCTGGAGCGAGCTTGCTGTATGGTGGCAGCGCCGTCGCGAGCTACGCTGGCAGAAAGCCACTTATCGCAGTGCCGCTGTGCTGGTTTTGCTATTGGTCGGCCTGGTTTTCCCCTGGCGTGCCGAGCTTTCCGCCCCCGCAGTAATGGGCGCGGCGCGCGTGAGTGAGCTGTATGCCCCAGCCGAAAGCAGCGCAGAAGTAGCACATGTAGCCGTACGCGATGGCCAGCAGGTTCGGCCTGGCCAGCTATTGCTGGGCTTGCAGTCTAGCGAGCTGCAACAGCAGCTGCGCCAGGCGCAAGCAGATGCTGAAGCGCTGCGCTGGCGTGTGGCGCAGCAGCCATTTGCCGACCAGCTCATGGCGGAAGGGGCCGCCCTGAGCAAGGCATGGCAGCTGGCGCAAACCAAGGAAGAGCAGCTGCAACGCCAGGCGAGCAGGCTGCAAGTGCTGGCGCCACACGCAGGGGTAGTGCGTGACATGAGCGATGCGCTGCAGGCCGGCACATTTATCCCGCCAGGCGAGCGCCTGCTGGCTATCGTTGGTGCCGGCCCGCTGCAAGGTGATGCGTTTGTGAATGATGAAGACCGTAGCCGTGTGCAGGTAGATGGCCGGGCAGTTTTTATCAGCGATAGTGCCGAAACCAGCCGCGTAGCGTGCCGGATCGGCAGCATAGATCAGCTGCCGGTGCCTGCGCTGGACAAACCGGTGCTGGCTTCCCTGCACGGCGGTGCCATTGCCAGCCACTGGCACCACGACAGCCTGCAGCCGCTTACCGCCCAGTTCCGTATCCGGTTGGTACAGTGCCAGGGCCCGCAAACATGGCCACAGGAGCAAAGCGGGCAGGTGTGGCTGCAGGGCCAGCGCCAAAGCCTGGTACAGCGCTGGTGGCATGGCGCCATGGCAGTATTGCAGCGCGAAGCCGGGCTATAG
- a CDS encoding efflux RND transporter periplasmic adaptor subunit gives MNPLPPPVIDTARPLATLLHLLHRARDAQTEAVVGFVMVNETLQLLPFRQAAWWHPHSLPGVRALSGLAGVESTAPYAQWLDSVCRALPAGGALMTLTAGQLPPALGADWSSWLPPHALVLRLQIPGGADAGVLLLARDSEWSEYEQTLAAELAHGYAHALQHFAARPTLRHRVLQWRHMPVMRRRVLLGLLLLACLPVRLSVLARSEVTPQAALLMRAPLAGVIERIDVQPNQPVKAGAALFSLDATVLSGQLALASKAQEAAAESYRQQAQLAVTEDKARLDMASEQARLEQKRIEADYTSRQLARIHVKAPRDGVIVYSDRNDWLGKAVSPGERVMQLADPAKVEVTAWLPATETLRVVPGMSLRLFPSASPTQAYDAVVSRVAYRAEVGEDGILAYRLYARLLDTGERPRIGQVGTARIYGSWVPLSYYALRRPLVWLRQWVGW, from the coding sequence ATGAACCCTTTACCCCCTCCTGTTATCGATACCGCGCGGCCACTGGCTACCTTGCTGCATTTGCTACACCGGGCAAGGGATGCCCAAACCGAGGCCGTCGTCGGTTTTGTCATGGTGAATGAAACCTTGCAGCTGTTGCCATTCCGGCAGGCTGCCTGGTGGCACCCGCACAGCCTGCCTGGGGTGCGTGCACTTTCCGGCTTGGCCGGCGTGGAAAGTACCGCGCCGTACGCGCAATGGCTGGATAGCGTATGCCGCGCACTTCCCGCAGGCGGGGCGTTAATGACGCTGACTGCCGGGCAGCTGCCGCCCGCACTGGGTGCCGACTGGTCCAGCTGGCTCCCACCCCATGCGCTGGTACTGCGTTTACAGATACCGGGTGGCGCCGACGCTGGCGTCTTGCTGCTGGCTCGCGACAGCGAGTGGAGCGAGTATGAGCAAACCCTTGCCGCCGAGCTGGCCCATGGTTATGCGCATGCCTTGCAACACTTTGCTGCCAGGCCAACCTTGCGCCACCGCGTGCTGCAATGGCGCCATATGCCGGTGATGCGGCGGCGGGTATTGCTGGGCCTGCTGCTGCTGGCGTGTCTGCCGGTGCGGCTGAGCGTACTGGCACGTAGCGAGGTCACCCCGCAGGCGGCGTTGCTGATGCGGGCGCCGCTGGCTGGCGTGATAGAGCGCATTGATGTGCAACCCAACCAGCCGGTGAAGGCTGGCGCCGCGCTGTTCAGTCTGGATGCCACCGTGCTGTCTGGCCAGCTGGCCCTGGCAAGCAAGGCGCAAGAGGCTGCAGCGGAGAGCTATCGCCAGCAGGCACAGCTGGCGGTAACCGAAGACAAGGCACGGCTGGATATGGCCAGCGAACAAGCCCGCCTTGAGCAAAAGCGCATCGAGGCCGATTACACCTCCCGCCAGCTGGCGCGCATCCATGTCAAAGCCCCGCGTGACGGGGTAATCGTGTATTCCGATCGTAACGACTGGCTGGGCAAGGCGGTATCGCCAGGCGAGCGCGTGATGCAGCTGGCCGACCCGGCCAAGGTGGAAGTTACCGCCTGGCTACCGGCGACAGAAACCCTGCGAGTGGTGCCCGGCATGTCCCTGCGGCTGTTCCCCAGCGCCAGCCCCACCCAGGCATATGATGCGGTGGTGAGCCGGGTGGCCTACCGGGCCGAGGTGGGCGAAGACGGCATCCTGGCTTACCGCCTTTACGCCCGTCTGCTAGACACCGGTGAGCGCCCGCGCATCGGGCAAGTAGGTACGGCCCGCATTTATGGTAGCTGGGTGCCATTGTCCTACTATGCGCTTCGGCGGCCTCTGGTATGGCTACGTCAATGGGTGGGCTGGTAA
- a CDS encoding efflux RND transporter periplasmic adaptor subunit: MWQANRFFVVAALGLLSQGAIAASPAAAPATDGRIRAQLMSRAAVTISSELPAKIARLPLEEGAAFSKGQTLVEFDCSTYRAQMNKAQASLDAAQQLVKVNTRLAELNSIGALELTQAQGKAKESAAELSYMRSTVQKCVIVAPFAGRVAKRTAAPYQYLNTGMAVMDIVDSGPLELRMLVPSRWLAWLKPGQRFTVQVDELGRSFPASIVRLGARIDPVSQSIAASGRIEAQDAALLPGMSGWATFAVPK; encoded by the coding sequence ATGTGGCAGGCAAACCGGTTTTTCGTGGTGGCTGCGCTAGGCCTGCTATCTCAGGGGGCTATCGCCGCCAGCCCGGCAGCGGCGCCTGCAACCGATGGCCGTATTCGAGCCCAGCTCATGTCCCGCGCGGCGGTCACCATCTCTAGCGAGCTGCCGGCCAAAATCGCGCGCTTGCCGCTGGAGGAGGGGGCGGCTTTCAGTAAAGGCCAAACGCTGGTCGAATTCGACTGCAGTACTTACCGTGCACAGATGAACAAGGCGCAAGCTTCGCTGGATGCGGCACAGCAGCTGGTGAAAGTGAATACCCGCCTGGCCGAGCTCAATTCTATCGGTGCACTGGAGCTGACCCAGGCCCAGGGTAAGGCCAAGGAAAGCGCCGCCGAGCTGAGCTATATGCGCAGTACGGTACAGAAGTGCGTGATTGTGGCGCCTTTCGCCGGCAGGGTGGCCAAGCGTACTGCTGCGCCTTACCAGTACCTGAATACCGGCATGGCAGTGATGGATATTGTGGATAGTGGCCCGCTGGAGCTGCGCATGCTGGTGCCGTCGCGCTGGCTGGCGTGGCTCAAGCCGGGGCAGCGCTTTACCGTGCAAGTGGATGAGCTGGGGCGCAGCTTCCCGGCCAGCATCGTGCGCCTGGGGGCGCGTATCGACCCGGTAAGCCAGTCTATTGCGGCTAGTGGCCGTATCGAAGCCCAGGATGCTGCACTGCTGCCCGGTATGAGTGGCTGGGCAACTTTCGCGGTGCCCAAGTAA
- a CDS encoding TolC family protein, producing the protein MNQTTPRPKRFVLSSLAIATLMLAGCAVLPQPLTASERAEGVSTDRATLFAVQEPVKGDIALQEVMARALKYNLDYRVKLMEEALAQRQLDLSNLDLLPKLALGAGYNQRDSDAASSSQDVLTGKQSLVPSISSERTRINADLGLTWNVLDFGVSYYGAQQQADRRLIMQERKRKVAHQLLQQARQAYWQAVGAQRLEPKISALLLEAEAALADARKVEQEKLRSPQESLGYQRQLLDVIRQMTQIRNALVQAKPRLAAIMNLSPGQRFSVVEPALLDKPKLGLSLEKMEEMALGNRPEVMEARYNERIGVLETKKAVAKLLPGVELSLGAHYDDNKFLVNQGWGDAGLRVSWNLLNVLNAKTIRGSADAQLQLAREQRMALNMAVLTQVHVAWLDYQGRERQFALEQDMYAVERRLQEYSNNAALSNAQGKLPAILASANAVLSELRLYQGYGDLQNAYGQIAATIGLDPLPAAVSSHDVSVLGSELDNVSRYVEQTLASGSI; encoded by the coding sequence ATGAACCAGACTACTCCACGCCCCAAGCGCTTTGTTTTGAGCAGCTTGGCCATTGCCACCCTCATGCTTGCCGGGTGCGCTGTCTTGCCGCAACCGTTGACAGCCAGCGAGCGTGCAGAAGGTGTCAGCACCGACAGGGCAACCCTGTTTGCGGTGCAGGAGCCGGTAAAAGGCGATATCGCCCTGCAAGAGGTCATGGCCCGTGCACTGAAGTACAACCTGGACTATCGCGTCAAACTGATGGAAGAAGCGCTGGCGCAGCGCCAGCTCGACTTGAGTAATCTTGATCTGCTACCCAAGCTGGCGCTGGGGGCAGGGTATAACCAACGCGATAGCGACGCAGCCTCGTCCTCGCAAGATGTGCTTACCGGTAAGCAGTCGCTGGTGCCTTCCATTTCCAGCGAGCGCACCCGCATCAATGCCGATCTGGGCCTGACCTGGAATGTGCTGGATTTCGGGGTCAGTTATTACGGTGCGCAGCAGCAGGCCGACCGCCGCCTGATCATGCAAGAGCGCAAGCGCAAAGTGGCACACCAGCTGTTGCAGCAAGCCAGGCAAGCTTATTGGCAAGCCGTTGGCGCACAACGGCTGGAGCCGAAAATCAGTGCCTTGCTGCTAGAGGCAGAGGCGGCGCTGGCGGATGCGCGCAAGGTCGAGCAGGAAAAGCTGCGCTCTCCGCAGGAGTCGCTTGGCTATCAGCGCCAGCTGCTGGATGTGATCCGCCAGATGACACAGATACGCAATGCCCTGGTACAAGCCAAGCCCAGGCTGGCGGCCATCATGAACCTTTCCCCTGGCCAGCGTTTCAGTGTGGTTGAGCCTGCTTTGCTGGATAAGCCCAAGCTGGGTTTGTCGCTGGAAAAAATGGAGGAAATGGCGCTGGGCAACCGGCCTGAGGTGATGGAGGCCCGCTACAACGAGCGTATCGGTGTACTGGAGACCAAGAAAGCCGTGGCCAAGCTGCTGCCGGGTGTAGAGCTTAGCCTGGGGGCGCATTACGACGATAACAAGTTCCTGGTGAACCAGGGCTGGGGAGATGCCGGCCTGCGTGTGAGCTGGAACCTGCTGAATGTGCTGAACGCCAAAACCATACGCGGCAGCGCCGACGCGCAGCTGCAGTTGGCGCGGGAGCAGCGCATGGCACTGAACATGGCCGTGCTGACCCAGGTACACGTTGCCTGGCTGGATTACCAGGGGCGCGAGCGTCAGTTTGCCCTGGAGCAAGACATGTATGCGGTAGAGCGGCGGCTGCAGGAGTACAGCAATAACGCCGCCTTAAGCAACGCACAAGGCAAGCTGCCCGCCATACTGGCCAGCGCCAATGCCGTATTGTCCGAGCTGCGCTTGTACCAGGGCTATGGTGATTTGCAAAATGCCTACGGCCAGATTGCCGCCACTATCGGGCTGGACCCGTTGCCGGCCGCGGTAAGCAGCCATGACGTGTCGGTGTTGGGCAGCGAGCTGGATAACGTCAGCCGCTATGTAGAACAGACTCTGGCCAGTGGGAGCATCTGA